One Xiphophorus hellerii strain 12219 chromosome 1, Xiphophorus_hellerii-4.1, whole genome shotgun sequence DNA segment encodes these proteins:
- the LOC116721978 gene encoding protein Wnt-2b-A, with protein MLGLRRILGLRAARIHRGGSPGAGLSPGPSSCQNQGASSRMYCACLLLLLLVTPRVDSSWWYIGALGARVICDNIPGLVNKQRQLCQRHPDIMQAIGEGTKEWIRECQHQFRHHRWNCSTLDRDHTVFGRVLLRSSREAAFVYAISSAGVVYALTRACSQGELKLCNCDPLRRGRANDGKGDFDWGGCSDNVNYGIKFAKTFIDAKERPIRDGRALMNLHNNRCGRTAVKRFMNMECKCHGVSGSCTLRTCWMALSDFRKTGDYLRRKYNGAVEVIMNQDGTGFTVANKAFRKATKNDLVYFENSPDYCLQDKAAGSLGTAGRVCNKTSRGTDGCEVMCCGRGYDTTRVMQITKCECKFKWCCAVECKDCEEAVDIHTCKAPKRAEWLDKT; from the exons ATGCTGGGTTTAAGGAGGATTCTCGGCCTCCGTGCAGCTCGGATTCACCGCGGTGGTTCTCCGGGAGCCGGACTCTCACCCGGGCCTTCTTCGTGTCAGAACCAAGGTGCCAGCTCAAGGATGTACTGTGCTtgtctgctgctgttgctgctcgTCACGCCTCGCGTGGACTCTTCTTGGTG GTACATCGGGGCGCTGGGAGCTCGTGTAATCTGTGACAACATCCCCGGCCTTGTGAACAAACAGCGGCAGCTCTGCCAGCGCCACCCAGACATCATGCAGGCCATCGGCGAGGGCACCAAGGAGTGGATCAGAGAGTGCCAACACCAGTTCAGACACCATCGGTGGAACTGCAGCACACTGGACCGTGATCACACCGTCTTTGGACGTGTCTTGCTCCGGa GCAGTCGTGAAGCAGCTTTCGTCTACGCCATCTCCTCAGCGGGAGTCGTGTATGCGCTGACCCGTGCCTGCAGCCAGGGGGAGCTGAAGCTGTGTAACTGCGACCCCCTCCGGCGGGGGCGAGCTAACGACGGAAAAGGAGACTTTGACTGGGGTGGATGCAGCGATAACGTCAACTATGGGATCAAATTTGCCAAAACCTTCATTGATGCCAAAGAGCGACCCATCCGGGATGGTCGGGCACTCATGAACCTCCACAACAATCGCTGTGGCAGAACA GCGGTGAAGCGCTTCATGAACATGGAGTGTAAATGTCATGGCGTGAGCGGCTCCTGCACGCTGCGGACCTGCTGGATGGCCCTATCAGACTTCAGGAAGACTGGGGACTACCTGCGGAGGAAGTACAACGGGGCGGTTGAGGTGATCATGAATCAGGACGGGACAGGCTTCACTGTGGCCAACAAAGCCTTCAGGAAGGCCACCAAGAATGACCTGGTGTACTTTGAGAACTCGCCGGATTATTGCCTCCAAGACAAAGCAGCAG GTTCTCTGGGCACCGCTGGGCGGGTCTGCAACAAGACATCGCGGGGCACGGACGGCTGTGAGGTCATGTGCTGCGGGAGAGGCTACGACACCACCCGAGTCATGCAAATCACAAAGTGTGAGTGCAAGTTCAAATGGTGCTGCGCGGTGGAGTGCAAGGACTGCGAGGAGGCTGTGGACATACACACGTGCAAGGCCCCTAAGCGAGCAGAGTGGTTGGACAAGACCTGA